One part of the Anaerolineae bacterium genome encodes these proteins:
- a CDS encoding Transcriptional regulator, which yields MEISPEVNLLLEQSRSLEISGDFPQALCKAQQALELAQSHGDEEGTARALTYLGIIHFRLGNYSTSRAFAQQSLNHADSNPRSRAETLLLLGTLAMEEDSLDDMEMYCLQAADYCRSIGFEDGRFRALHNLSQVYSLRGQFDLLMAADEEAYRIACKLNLPQQAIPLISMIFVYIRTRQAARAEALLKLLEQKIGASRLFKGYHELLQGMLGLLLEDYPGAIAHFTESHSIAEELGDPALQIFLRMGISRYHRLTGKDWAALEWAEDGVAWASRHRNRRMLGRTLIERGYAYWKVGNVAAARADLEAAIQELGERQQWYDQSYARLLLAALLDAEGDPLAVAAWQEAAEQILSHGYTHLLDQERTLTFPMIANFLDHPDKAISNLSARCIEELEKVPAPPLFIRALGGFEVRRGGRQIPARVWRQRKAGELMCLLLISPRRCLFREQILEAIWPNKPSISANALLHQTTSVLRRILEPELPERFPSRYLQVEDRQISLTLPPGSWFDVEQFEQEIKAENWQAAVDLYRGVLYPQDLYAAWAEPYRHYLENLYLRALYVLAHRNYSEGKARETIDLCMKILEKDPCQEEAVLLAMQAHLIFNDRAAAIRLYQQLERVLWDDLRVRPQARLQALYESLKQTPL from the coding sequence ATGGAAATTTCTCCAGAGGTTAACCTCCTGCTTGAACAAAGCCGCTCCCTCGAGATCAGCGGCGATTTTCCCCAGGCGCTCTGCAAGGCCCAACAGGCATTGGAGCTTGCCCAATCTCATGGGGATGAAGAAGGAACGGCGCGAGCGCTTACCTATCTGGGTATCATCCATTTTCGTTTGGGGAATTATTCTACCAGTCGCGCTTTTGCCCAACAATCCCTGAACCATGCGGACAGTAACCCCAGGTCCAGAGCAGAAACGTTGTTGCTTTTAGGAACGCTTGCGATGGAAGAGGATTCTCTGGACGATATGGAAATGTATTGCTTGCAAGCGGCGGACTATTGCCGCAGCATCGGTTTCGAAGATGGGCGCTTTCGTGCCCTGCATAATTTGTCCCAGGTTTACTCGTTGCGCGGGCAGTTCGATTTGTTAATGGCTGCGGATGAAGAAGCCTACCGCATTGCCTGTAAGCTGAACTTGCCCCAACAGGCAATCCCTCTGATCTCCATGATCTTCGTTTACATCCGCACCCGTCAGGCGGCGCGGGCAGAGGCGCTGCTGAAGTTATTGGAGCAAAAAATCGGCGCTTCGCGGCTATTCAAAGGCTACCATGAACTGCTGCAGGGGATGCTGGGTTTGTTGCTGGAAGATTATCCCGGCGCCATTGCTCACTTCACAGAATCACATTCCATTGCAGAAGAATTGGGGGATCCAGCCCTGCAGATTTTCTTGCGGATGGGTATCAGCCGCTACCACAGGCTGACGGGAAAAGACTGGGCGGCTTTAGAGTGGGCAGAAGATGGGGTTGCCTGGGCAAGCCGTCATCGCAACCGACGGATGTTGGGGCGCACGCTGATCGAACGCGGCTATGCATACTGGAAAGTGGGCAATGTTGCTGCCGCCCGTGCAGACCTGGAAGCGGCCATCCAGGAATTAGGAGAGCGGCAGCAATGGTACGACCAGAGCTATGCCAGATTGCTATTGGCGGCATTGCTGGATGCCGAAGGCGATCCTCTGGCAGTCGCTGCCTGGCAAGAAGCCGCTGAACAAATCCTGAGCCATGGCTACACCCATCTGCTCGATCAGGAACGAACCCTGACCTTTCCGATGATCGCAAATTTCCTTGACCATCCGGATAAAGCGATCTCCAATCTGAGCGCCAGATGCATCGAAGAATTGGAGAAGGTGCCTGCTCCACCGCTCTTTATCCGTGCCCTGGGGGGGTTCGAAGTGCGGCGGGGAGGGCGGCAAATCCCTGCCCGGGTATGGCGGCAAAGGAAAGCCGGCGAACTGATGTGCCTGTTGCTCATCAGCCCCAGAAGGTGCCTGTTCCGGGAACAGATACTGGAGGCGATCTGGCCGAATAAACCTTCCATTTCTGCAAATGCCCTCCTGCATCAAACCACGTCTGTCTTGCGGCGCATTCTTGAACCTGAATTGCCAGAGCGCTTCCCCTCCCGCTATTTACAGGTGGAAGATCGGCAAATCTCCCTGACCCTGCCGCCGGGTTCGTGGTTTGATGTTGAGCAGTTTGAACAGGAAATCAAGGCAGAAAACTGGCAGGCGGCGGTAGACCTCTATCGAGGTGTCTTGTATCCACAGGATCTCTATGCAGCATGGGCTGAACCCTATCGTCATTATCTGGAAAATCTGTACTTACGCGCCCTGTACGTTCTGGCCCACCGCAACTATAGCGAGGGAAAAGCGCGTGAAACCATTGACCTGTGTATGAAAATCCTCGAGAAAGACCCCTGTCAGGAGGAGGCGGTTCTGCTGGCAATGCAAGCCCACCTGATTTTCAACGACCGGGCGGCTGCCATTCGTCTTTACCAACAGCTTGAGCGGGTATTGTGGGACGATCTGCGGGTGCGCCCGCAAGCCCGCTTGCAGGCATTGTACGAATCGCTCAAACAAACTCCGTTATAA